The proteins below come from a single Alligator mississippiensis isolate rAllMis1 chromosome 2, rAllMis1, whole genome shotgun sequence genomic window:
- the PPM1K gene encoding protein phosphatase 1K, mitochondrial isoform X1 yields the protein MSTVALITVVRNGGCQVRRVLLMPRLLQDSKYVTAVRHSSTTQRRTSRFDPDGSGRPTTWDSFGIWDNRIDEPILLPPSIKYGKPIPKVSLANVGCATQIGKRKVNEDRFNYAELTDSVLYFAVYDGHGGAAAADFCDKYMKKYIEEFLPQEENLEIVLTKAFLEIDKAFARHAHLSVDATLLNAGTTATVALLRDGIELVVASVGDSRALLCRKGKAVKLTIDHTPERKDEKERIKKCGGFIAWNSLGQPHVNGRLAMTRSIGDLDLKSSGVIAQPETKRIQLHHAGDSFLVLTTDGINFTVNSQEICDLINQCHDPAEAALVVTEQAIQYGTEDNSTSVIVPFGAWGKYKNAEVNFSFSRSFASSGRWA from the exons ATGTCAACAGTTGCTTTGATTACTGTGGTGAGAAATGGAGGTTGTCAAGTGAGGAGAGTGCTGCTGATGCCCCGCCTTTTGCAAGACAGCAAGTACGTGACTGCTGTGCGCCACAGTTCTACGACGCAACGCAGGACTTCCCGCTTTGACCCTGATGGCAGTGGGCGGCCCACCACGTGGGACTCCTTTGGTATCTGGGACAACCGGATTGATGAGCCCATCCTTCTCCCACCAAGCATAAAATATGGGAAGCCCATTCCCAAGGTCAGCCTGGCCAATGTGGGCTGTGCCACTCAGATTGGCAAGCGGAAGGTGAACGAGGACCGCTTCAATTATGCTGAGCTGACTGACAGCGTCCTGTATTTTGCGGTGTATGATGGGCATggcggggcagctgcagctgattTCTGTGATAAGTACATGAAGAAGTATATTGA AGAATTTCTTCCTCAGGAGGAGAACTTGGAGATTGTGTTGACCAAAGCTTTTCTAGAAATAGACAAAGCATTTGCAAGACACGCTCACTTATCTGTCGATG CAACCTTGCTGAATGCTGGGACCACTGCAACAGTGGCCCTACTGCGAGATGGTATTGAACTGGTTGTGGCCAGTGTTGGAGACAGTCGGGCACTCTTGTGTCGAAAGGGAAAGGCTGTGAAGCTCACCATTGACCATACTCCAGAAAGGAAGGATGAGAAGGAAAG GATAAAGAAATGTGGTGGCTTCATAGCCTGGAATAGTTTGGGACAACCCCACGTGAACGGGAGGCTTGCAATGACACGTAGTATAGGGGACCTGGATCTGAAGAGCAGTGGAGTGATAGCACAGCCAGAAACTAAGAGGATTCAG TTGCATCATGCAGGTGATAGCTTTCTGGTCCTTACTACAGATGGCATTAACTTCACAGTGAACAGTCAAGAGATATGTGACTTAATTAACCAGTGCCATGatcctgctgaagcagcccttgTTGTTACTGAGCAG GCAATACAGTACGGGACTGAAGATAACAGCACCTCTGTCATCGTGCCGTTTGGAGCCTGGGGGAAGTACAAAAACGCTGAGGTCAACTTCTCCTTCAGCCGTAGCTTTGCCTCGAGTGGGAGGTGGGCATGA
- the PPM1K gene encoding protein phosphatase 1K, mitochondrial isoform X2, which produces MSTVALITVVRNGGCQVRRVLLMPRLLQDSKYVTAVRHSSTTQRRTSRFDPDGSGRPTTWDSFGIWDNRIDEPILLPPSIKYGKPIPKVSLANVGCATQIGKRKVNEDRFNYAELTDSVLYFAVYDGHGGAAAADFCDKYMKKYIEEFLPQEENLEIVLTKAFLEIDKAFARHAHLSVDATLLNAGTTATVALLRDGIELVVASVGDSRALLCRKGKAVKLTIDHTPERKDEKERIKKCGGFIAWNSLGQPHVNGRLAMTRSIGDLDLKSSGVIAQPETKRIQVMAMQKWKRIQHKIYCNKIKCSSVLPCRD; this is translated from the exons ATGTCAACAGTTGCTTTGATTACTGTGGTGAGAAATGGAGGTTGTCAAGTGAGGAGAGTGCTGCTGATGCCCCGCCTTTTGCAAGACAGCAAGTACGTGACTGCTGTGCGCCACAGTTCTACGACGCAACGCAGGACTTCCCGCTTTGACCCTGATGGCAGTGGGCGGCCCACCACGTGGGACTCCTTTGGTATCTGGGACAACCGGATTGATGAGCCCATCCTTCTCCCACCAAGCATAAAATATGGGAAGCCCATTCCCAAGGTCAGCCTGGCCAATGTGGGCTGTGCCACTCAGATTGGCAAGCGGAAGGTGAACGAGGACCGCTTCAATTATGCTGAGCTGACTGACAGCGTCCTGTATTTTGCGGTGTATGATGGGCATggcggggcagctgcagctgattTCTGTGATAAGTACATGAAGAAGTATATTGA AGAATTTCTTCCTCAGGAGGAGAACTTGGAGATTGTGTTGACCAAAGCTTTTCTAGAAATAGACAAAGCATTTGCAAGACACGCTCACTTATCTGTCGATG CAACCTTGCTGAATGCTGGGACCACTGCAACAGTGGCCCTACTGCGAGATGGTATTGAACTGGTTGTGGCCAGTGTTGGAGACAGTCGGGCACTCTTGTGTCGAAAGGGAAAGGCTGTGAAGCTCACCATTGACCATACTCCAGAAAGGAAGGATGAGAAGGAAAG GATAAAGAAATGTGGTGGCTTCATAGCCTGGAATAGTTTGGGACAACCCCACGTGAACGGGAGGCTTGCAATGACACGTAGTATAGGGGACCTGGATCTGAAGAGCAGTGGAGTGATAGCACAGCCAGAAACTAAGAGGATTCAG GTGATGGCCATGCAGAAGTGGAAGAGGATACAACACAAGATCTATTGTAATAAGATAAAATGTAGCAGTGTTCTACCTTGCAGAGATTGA